A genomic window from Denticeps clupeoides chromosome 11, fDenClu1.1, whole genome shotgun sequence includes:
- the fam47e gene encoding protein FAM47E isoform X2, producing the protein MSALVRTSTAVFPWYKERLLAKPNKDPNNREQLVVGRNWRFIKPGLDDFRGGSPTDAGKGMVTVVQFGDMSSGKPPAKRFSKRITCFSKQNPLRQERREHVDAVEQQLAQHPLALYPHLESGMPPEVFDQVLSVIEPDMFVKRESAVNSPEKTLPEGERPRADETEDSAVGFPIAEKSCSMNPFKWQQPTERNDKEQKTIMKQLHHPSQDKEIHQFTKLFCDWVLSLGGESNGLTESTLLEMFTSSYEKNNSQSIKPKNTQMLLHSSVDGEIQTCTILLNASAKHRPSEVSWCETSKKKFDLTTCKQRSCDDQDVPDVSEDVVASVLVKTKSWDSSTEVIHLHKWTQGSQVSHVSVI; encoded by the exons ATGAGCGCACTTGTGAGGACCAGCACTGCAGTTTTCCCGTG GTATAAGGAGAGACTCCTGGCAAAACCCAACAAAGATCCCAACAACAGGGAACAATTAGTTGTTGGAAGGAACTGGCGTTTTATAAAACCAGGTCTCGATGACTTCAGGGGCGGCAGCCCAACTGATGCAGGCAAGGGGATGGTCACAGTAGTCCAATTCGGGGACATGAGTTCCGGGAAGCCACCGGCGAAGCGTTTCAGCAAGAGGATAACCTGCTTCTCCAAGCAGAACCCACTGCGGCAGGAGCGGCGGGAGCACGTAGATGCGGTGGAGCAGCAGCTGGCACAGCATCCCCTTGCTCTGTACCCTCATCTAGAGAGCGGAATGCCTCCAGAG gtGTTTGATCAAGTATTATCTGTCATAGAGCCTGATATGTTCGTCAAGAGGGAATCAGCAGTAAATTCCCCTGAAAAGACCCTTCCTGAGGGGGAAAGGCCCAGAGCAGATGAGACGGAAGACTCAGCTGTCGGATTCCCAAT AGCTGAGAAGTCCTGTTCCATGAATCCTTTTAAGTGGCAGCAACCAACTGAAAGAAATGACAAAGAGCAGAAGACCATCATGAAACAGCTACATCACCCATCTCAAGACAAGGAAATCCACCAGTTCACCAAGCTCTTTTGTGACTGGGTTCTTTCTCTG GGTGGTGAGAGCAATGGTTTGACAGAATCTACTCTCCTGGAAATGTTTACCAGCAGCTATGAGAAGAATAACTCTCAGTCGATCAAACCCAAGAACACACAGATGTTGCTGCACAGCTCAGTGGATGGTGAAATCCAAACCTGCACCATCCTTCTAAATGCCTCAGCCAAACACAGGCCTTCAGAAGTCTCATGG TGTGAGACCAGCAAAAAGAAGTTTGATCTAACAACCTGTAAGCAAAGATCATGTGATGATCAAGACGTGCCTGATGTTTCAGAAGATGTGGTGGCCAGTGTCCTG GTTAAAACAAAGTCATGGGATTCAAGCACTGAAGTCATACATTTGCACAAATGGACTCAGGGTTCCCAAG TTTCTCACGTCTCTGTTATCTGA
- the bdp1 gene encoding transcription factor TFIIIB component B'' homolog yields MRRARINVRPNISRPGGRGLTAPQEDKTAAVHINPVVGTETETPISTGPSETPNCQSSETAEQHNAKATEPQEKQPNRVDGAPSSGSNSSSRVLQRRKRVSAVPIVQSRPKVTPPQAHCSTPVIEPPSPVASTVTSPGQISVNVCVEPSFSDDTDLASTENLQNSSTNTLADPGSSLSETVWRMEHPFPESRQGLKDKASTSNPTDTTPSSVTARYSEDRMRILKSLRLKKMMKEERKKEKPKCVRRHEVQYEVPLDPNTMTMRDLIYCLPDSNPMTSAIVQDQGEERLSLPASPRGSAVGMEQDEEWQQQEEDEDQGDVCNEEEMLAPRVRVAEDGSLVLDEESLTVRVKRPSTTVVDDSNPLFERGSTTTYRSFRKFNIAKPWSLKETDMFYLAISMVGTDFTLIGQLFPHRTRNDIKNKYKREERINSWRIDKAFNNRRAYDFAFFSSLLKRVLEKDKQESKIKKANKEGLNGLKRQRKPRNRISQAEDGAVSVNLEDDDDDDAGEAEKENEFVDGKQHDRARGEVEEEQTEDRDALSEEPVNRKQRKKSQKGKRKGRRSNDGQTADDREEDSLVEEVSASVEKDKGEAENSRKRRKNTPVVVEEEEGEEGDSREHPAKSSKSIEEDKRTEKDQTSQAEDGAVSVNLEDDDDDAGEAEKENEFVDGERKSKQHDRARGEVEEEQTEDRDALSEEPVNRKQRKKSQKGKRKGRRSNEGQTADDREEDSLVEEVSASVEKDKGEAENSRKRRKNTPVVVEEEEGEEGDSRERPAKSSKSIEEDKRTEKEIEDHGENDSIAVDDSLACPGTGDDSLSSTKKKRKGSIKESRSDIGLQDGTDGSMGKPVVEGVKEKMSSEGKEACQAQTLPPDMSPSFTQGRRAQKVKPRVFEAQRSSRRPGNRAQPLVDEVTADSIASVKEQLKEAVEEDLTDCHSACISRVGNSSEQVESLSAASSDLNKDLKDHPFTINTTLDVLKPTEEEKGVEEVSHLELVKENKMKASKETGDVEKTTSQEDESACQISPLAKSPSLRQQGRRTRLPKPKPNVLLVQRRKKKCQSEGAQPEEEEVKLDPQALQEEMVSIGSSKREPEELIETVKGDLTECSPLCKGTSHSMGSMLCPMVSSALLLGSTMTETGTLPLTTTHPGSSTDPAQEAAALSQHNLETDPQKKRLESLLCEDKTPHPSSVGQICPPREDNLRECLSEQGRVLKKRGQFATVNPKLTRASRSSHPAPSLHSTRHCIESPEENLTASTVSPEKTLLEHSAGEEYSQQTEASFTKTLARICDHEHGADCSRVSLPHAEEQTLDSDLRPVLEFGSADSAEQPQATEGTESEETELLQNLPEDEPTFILTLFAVPDCQYEITGSASSASTLMFSEDPQTLSSEVQSEEGQQHSSYLTSEREQELSIKETDKVFADLSVNRDKRTCTQMTTPPPAIQPQQMVVGDDKKSQKPGIARRRGKLQVKPCVPQRSLSTKSKSAKSKLKLKETGSICKTPEADRHNAISEQDSSRRDGPDPDAPVMASGSKDPGTVPLSGRHLRTSVHVPCLTGSSSRRHPLTTLKTRPQVKKDTAECATNVLTPGSSPSKITRNIRHAPPEKTDSPSSLAHGSSPFGEVDAEDEAARVSQFFLTDIFTEVEDPE; encoded by the exons ATGCGCAGAGCAAGGATTAACGTGCGTCCCAACATCAGCAGGCCGGGGGGTCGTGGCCTGACTGCACCTCAGGAAGATAAAACAGCAGCTGTGCACATCAACCCTGTGGTGGGTACCGAGACAGAGACGCCCATCAGCACTGGACCGTCTGAAACACCCAATTGCCAGTCTTCAGAAACAGCAGAGCAACACAATGCCAAAGCCACTGAGCCACAGGAGAAGCAGCCTAACAG AGTGGATggagcgccatctagtggaagCAACAGCTCATCTAGAGTCCTGCAGAGGAGGAAAAGAGTCTCAGCTGTTCCAATCGTTCAGAGCCGTCCAAAGGTCACCCCCCCTCAGGCACATTGTTCAACCCCAGTGATTGAACCCCCATCTCCAGTGGCTTCCACAGTTACATCTCCAGGTCAAATTTCTGTAAACGTATGTGTGGAGCCAAGCTTCAGTGATGATACTGACTTGGCTTCCACAGAAAACCTGCAAAACTCTTCAACAAACACTCTGGCTGACCCGGGATCAAGTCTCTCTGAAACTGTATGGCGTATGGAACACCCTTTTCCAGAGAGCAGGCAGGGATTGAAAGACAAAGCCAGCACCTCTAATCCCACTGACACAACACCTTCATCTGTGACGGCCCGATATTCTGAAGATAGGATGCGGATCCTAAAGAGTCTGCGTCTGAAAAAGATGAtgaaagaggagaggaagaaagaaaaacct AAATGTGTAAGACGCCATGAGGTTCAATATGAAGTTCCACTTGACCCCAATACAATGACAATGAGGGACCTCATTTACTGTCTGCCAGACTCCAACCCAATGAC GTCTGCCATTGTCCAGGATCAGGGTGAGGAAAGACTTTCACTTCCTGCTTCACCAAG GGGTTCTGCTGTGGGCATGGAGCAAGATGAGGagtggcagcagcaggaggaagacgaggaccAGGGAGATGTCTGCAATGAAGAGGAAATGCTGGCACCAAGGGTTAGAGTGGCTGAGGACGGTTCCCTTGTTCTGGATGAAGAGAG ctTGACTGTGCGTGTAAAGAGGCCCTCTACGACCGTGGTGGACGATTCAAACCCATTATTTGAACGTGGCTCCACAACAACGTACAGAAGTTTCAGGAAGTTCAACATTGCCAAACCCTGGTCTCTCAAAG AAACGGACATGTTCTATCTCGCTATTAGTATGGTGGGGACTGACTTCACCCTGATTGGCCAGCTCTTTCCTCACCGGACTCGCAATGATATTAAG AACAAGTACAAGCGGGAAGAAAGAATCAACTCCTGGAGAATTGACAAAGCTTTCA ACAACAGGCGTGCTTACGACTTTGCGTTCTTCAGCTCACTTCTAAAGAGGGTCCTGGAAAAAGATAAACAGGAGAGCAAGATAAAAAAAGCCAACAAGGAAGGTTTAAATGGACTGAAAAGGCAAAGAAAGCCAAGAA ATCGGATTTCGCAGGCTGAGGATGGAGCTGTGAGTGTGAACctggaagatgatgatgatgatgatgcaggaGAGGCAGAAAAGGAAAACGAGTTTGTCGATGGTAAGCAGCATGACAGAGCCAGAGGAGaagtggaggaggagcagaCCGAGGACAGAGACGCTTTATCTGAGGAACCAGTcaacagaaaacaaaggaaaaaatcaCAGAAAG GCAAACGGAAAGGAAGGAGAAGCAATGATGGTCAAACTGCTGATGACCGTGAGGAAGACAGTCTAGTGGAAGAAGTGTCTGCTTCTGTAGAAAAGGATAAGGGCGAAGCTGAGAACAGCAGGAAGAGGCGTAAAAACACACCTGTGGttgtggaggaagaggagggcgaAGAAGGGGACTCACGTGAACATCCAGCCAAATCAAGCAAAAGCATTGAAGAGGacaaaaggacagaaaaag ATCAGACTTCCCAGGCTGAGGATGGAGCTGTGAGTGTGAACctggaagatgatgatgatgatgcaggaGAGGCAGAAAAGGAAAACGAGTTTGTCGATGGTGAAAGGAAAAGTAAGCAGCATGACAGAGCCAGAGGAGaagtggaggaggagcagaCCGAGGACAGAGATGCTTTATCTGAGGAACCAGTcaacagaaaacaaaggaaaaaatcaCAGAAAG GCAAACGGAAAGGAAGGAGAAGCAATGAAGGTCAAACTGCTGATGACCGTGAGGAAGACAGTCTAGTGGAAGAAGTGTCTGCTTCTGTAGAAAAGGATAAGGGCGAAGCTGAGAACAGCAGGAAGAGGCGTAAAAACACACCTGTGGttgtggaggaagaggagggcgaAGAAGGGGACTCACGTGAACGTCCAGCCAAATCAAGCAAAAGCATTGAAGAGGacaaaaggacagaaaaag AAATCGAGGATCATGGCGAGAATGACAGCATTGCTGTAGACGACTCATTAGCTTGTCCTGGAACTGGCGATGACTCATTATCCAGCACCAAGAAGAAGCGCAAAGGCTCAATAAAGG AGTCTCGCTCTGACATTGGCCTCCAAGATGGCACTGATGGTTCCATGGGAAAACCAGTTGTGGAGGG agtCAAAGAGAAGATGTCTTCAGAGGGCAAGGAGGCATGTCAGGCACAGACTCTACCACCAGACATGTCTCCCTCCTTCACACAAGGCAGGAGGGCACAGAAAGTCAAACCCAGAGTGTTTGAAGCACAGAGGAGCAGTCGAAGACCAGGGAATAGAGCTCAGCCGCTGGTAGACGAAGTCACCGCAGACTCCATTGCTTCAGTGAAGGAGCAGTTGAAGGAGGCTGTTGAAGAG GATCTAACAGACTGTCATTCTGCTTGCATCTCCAGAG TCGGAAATTCATCAGAGCAGGTGGAATCTCTAAGTGCTGCCAGTTCTGACTTAAACAAAGATTTGAAGGACCACCCTTTCACTATCAACACAACGCTTGACGTTTTAAAACCAACTGAAGAGGAGAAAGGTGTAGAAGAGGTCTCACATCTGGAGCTTGTCAAAGAGAATAAGATGAAGGCAAGCAAAGAGACGGGTGATGTAGAGAAGACAACAAGTCAAGAGGATGAGTCTGCTTGCCAGATTTCACCTCTAGCTAAGTCTCCATCCCTCAGACAGCAAGGGAGGAGGACAAGACTTCCGAAACCCAAACCAAATGTGCTGCTAGtacagaggaggaagaagaaatgtCAAAGTGAAGGAGCTCAGccggaagaggaggaggtgaagTTAGACCCCCAAGCCTTACAGGAGGAGATGGTCTCGATTGGCTCCTCCAAGAGAGAGCCAGAAGAATTGATAGAAACAGTTAAAGGT GACTTGACTGAGTGTTCACCTCTCTGCAAAGGTACATCACACTCTATGGGTTCTATGTTGTGTCCAATGGTCTCTTCTGCATTACTCTTGGGATCCACGATGACCGAGACTGGTACCCTTCCATTGACCACAACCCACCCAGGTTCCTCCACAG ATCCAGCACAAGAAGCTGCAGCTCTTTCCCAACATAATCTGGAGACCGATCCTCAGAAGAAGAGACTGGAGTCTCTGCTGTGTGAGGACAAGACTCCCCACCCCAGTTCTGTTGGTCAGATCTGCCCTCCAAG GGAAGACAACTTGCGTGAATGTCTGTCTGAGCAGGGCAGAGTCCTAAAGAAAAGAGGCCAGTTTGCAACAGTCAATCCCAAACTTACCAGAGCATCCAGGTCCTCACATCCAGCCCCAAGTCTACATTCCACAAGACACTGCATTGAGAGTCCTGAAGAGAATTTAACAG CTTCTACTGTATCTCCGGAGAAGACATTACTGGAGCACTCTGCTGGAGAGGAATACTCACAACAAACTGAAGCTTCATTTACCAAAACACTAGCAAG AATTTGTGATCATGAACATGGAG CTGACTGCAGTCGTGTTTCTTTGCCTCATGCTGAAGAGCAAACCTTAGACTCAGATCTCAGACCTGTCCTCGAGTTTGGATCTGCAGATTCTGCGGAACAGCCACAGGCCACAGAGGGAACTGAGAGTGAGGAAACTGAGCTACTG CAGAACCTGCCAGAAGATGAGCCCACATTCATTCTGACACTGTTTGCAGTTCCTGATTGCCAGTATGAGATAACAGGCTCTGCCTCATCCGCTTCAACACTGATGTTTTCAGAAGACCCTCAGACCCTGAG CAGTGAGGTTCAGTCAGAAGAAGGCCAGCAACACAGTTCCTACCTGACGTCGGAAAGAGAGCAGGAGCTGTCCATTAAAGAAACC GACAAGGTTTTTGCAGATCTGTCTG tAAACCGAGACAAGCGAACCTGCACCCAGATGACCACCCCTCCACCGGCCATTCAGCCGCAGCAGATGGTTGTGGGAGATGATAAGAAATCACAGAAACCTGGGATTGCCCGGAGGAGAG GCAAGTTGCAGGTAAAACCGTGTGTTCCTCAGCGCTCATTATCCACAAAAAGCAAGTCCGCCAAATCCAAACTAAAGCTCAAGGAGACCGGCTCCATCTGCAAAACTCCAGAGGCAGACCGACATAATGCCATTTCTGAGCAAGATTCAAGCCGGAGAGATGGTCCAGACCCTGATGCTCCTGTGATGGCCAGTGGGTCTAAGGATCCAGGGACTGTTCCACTTAGTGGAAGGCATCTGCGCACATCGGTGCATGTACCCTGCCTGACTGG cagcagcagcagaaggcaTCCTCTTACCACTCTGAAAACCAGGCCACAGGTGAAGAAGGACACGGCTGAATGTGCCACAAATGTTCTTACACCAGGCTCTTCTCCTTCAAAAATTACAAGAAACATCAGACACGCCCCACCTGAG AAAACTGACTCGCCAAGCTCTCTGGCACACGGCAGCTCCCCCTTTGGTGAAGTGGATGCTGAGGATGAGGCAGCCAGAGTTTCCCAGTTCTTCCTCACTGACATCTTCACTGAAGTTGAGGATCCAGAATAA
- the fam47e gene encoding protein FAM47E isoform X1 — protein sequence MSALVRTSTAVFPWYKERLLAKPNKDPNNREQLVVGRNWRFIKPGLDDFRGGSPTDAGKGMVTVVQFGDMSSGKPPAKRFSKRITCFSKQNPLRQERREHVDAVEQQLAQHPLALYPHLESGMPPEVFDQVLSVIEPDMFVKRESAVNSPEKTLPEGERPRADETEDSAVGFPIAEKSCSMNPFKWQQPTERNDKEQKTIMKQLHHPSQDKEIHQFTKLFCDWVLSLGGESNGLTESTLLEMFTSSYEKNNSQSIKPKNTQMLLHSSVDGEIQTCTILLNASAKHRPSEVSWCETSKKKFDLTTCKQRSCDDQDVPDVSEDVVASVLDDRLKQSHGIQALKSYICTNGLRVPKFLTSLLSEEELENMAASAQNC from the exons ATGAGCGCACTTGTGAGGACCAGCACTGCAGTTTTCCCGTG GTATAAGGAGAGACTCCTGGCAAAACCCAACAAAGATCCCAACAACAGGGAACAATTAGTTGTTGGAAGGAACTGGCGTTTTATAAAACCAGGTCTCGATGACTTCAGGGGCGGCAGCCCAACTGATGCAGGCAAGGGGATGGTCACAGTAGTCCAATTCGGGGACATGAGTTCCGGGAAGCCACCGGCGAAGCGTTTCAGCAAGAGGATAACCTGCTTCTCCAAGCAGAACCCACTGCGGCAGGAGCGGCGGGAGCACGTAGATGCGGTGGAGCAGCAGCTGGCACAGCATCCCCTTGCTCTGTACCCTCATCTAGAGAGCGGAATGCCTCCAGAG gtGTTTGATCAAGTATTATCTGTCATAGAGCCTGATATGTTCGTCAAGAGGGAATCAGCAGTAAATTCCCCTGAAAAGACCCTTCCTGAGGGGGAAAGGCCCAGAGCAGATGAGACGGAAGACTCAGCTGTCGGATTCCCAAT AGCTGAGAAGTCCTGTTCCATGAATCCTTTTAAGTGGCAGCAACCAACTGAAAGAAATGACAAAGAGCAGAAGACCATCATGAAACAGCTACATCACCCATCTCAAGACAAGGAAATCCACCAGTTCACCAAGCTCTTTTGTGACTGGGTTCTTTCTCTG GGTGGTGAGAGCAATGGTTTGACAGAATCTACTCTCCTGGAAATGTTTACCAGCAGCTATGAGAAGAATAACTCTCAGTCGATCAAACCCAAGAACACACAGATGTTGCTGCACAGCTCAGTGGATGGTGAAATCCAAACCTGCACCATCCTTCTAAATGCCTCAGCCAAACACAGGCCTTCAGAAGTCTCATGG TGTGAGACCAGCAAAAAGAAGTTTGATCTAACAACCTGTAAGCAAAGATCATGTGATGATCAAGACGTGCCTGATGTTTCAGAAGATGTGGTGGCCAGTGTCCTG GATGACAGGTTAAAACAAAGTCATGGGATTCAAGCACTGAAGTCATACATTTGCACAAATGGACTCAGGGTTCCCAAG TTTCTCACGTCTCTGTTATCTGAAGAGGAACTTGAGAACATGGCAGCTTCAGCACAGAACTGCTAA